The following coding sequences are from one Humulus lupulus chromosome X, drHumLupu1.1, whole genome shotgun sequence window:
- the LOC133806198 gene encoding coatomer subunit beta'-2-like, which produces MTGARGSCENDGLSAGQGLVSKKAAESLADPEEYPNLFDDWDWISMDTICKCNYPPAELYPIYAQKSTTNLLEKFKSMQIDENDDPTENGQHDHEETLGNEENHGQGAVVEEDASSTNGIVILDSKEDEEELGAKDENSSPQKLEVKDESTSADELEAKDENTSPS; this is translated from the exons ATGACAGGGGCTCGTGGGTCTTGTGAAAACGACGGGCTGAGTGCAGGTCAGGGGCTC GTCAGTAAGAAAGCTGCTGAGTCATTAGCTGATCCAGAGGAATACCCTAATTTGTTTGACGACTGGGAT TGGATTTCCATGGATACAATTTGCAAGTGCAATTATCCTCCTGCTGAACTGTACCCAATCTATGCTCAGAAATCAACCACCAACCTTCTTGAGAAGTTTAAGAGCATGCAAATCGATGAAAACGATGATCCAACTGAAAATGGACAGCATGATCATGAG GAGACTCTGGGGAACGAGGAAAATCATGGACAAGGAGCTGTGGTTGAAGAGGATGCTAGTTCCACAAATGGTATTGTTATTTTAGATAGTAAGGAGGATGAAGAAGAATTGGGAGCAAAGGATGAGAACAGTTCACCACAAAAATTGGAAGTTAAAGACGAGAGCACTTCAGCAGATGAATTGGAAGCAAAGGATGAGAACACTTCACCATCCTAA
- the LOC133806199 gene encoding coatomer subunit delta-2-like has translation MESHEEKMHKLVMQSKINETKDVMKRKASEIDKSKIEKNKGHKGGFMSMGSGRIESSYSEMSISNTGSGFGSCSGFGLNTEIDPFSIKSKGRQPSAGNAPPQGLGMQLGKSQRTNQFLESLKAEGEVILEDVQPKAGQSRSSAPPLTDPVTLAVEEKLNVTLKRDGGVSNFDVQGTLSLQILNAEDGQIQVQAQMRDLAGFVETKQ, from the exons ATGGAGAGTCACGAAGAGAAGATGCACAAACTTGTAATGCAGAGCAAGATTAATGAGACGAAAGATGTCATGAAACGTAAAGCTAGTGAGATTGACAAAAGCAAG ATTGAAAAGAATAAGGGTCATAAGGGAGGGTTTATGTCAATGGGCTCAGGAAGAATAGAGAGCAGCTATAGTGAGATGAGCATTTCAAATACTGGAAGCGGTTTTGGGAGTTGTTCTGGTTTTGGATTGAACACTGAGATCGATCCATTTTCTATCAAGTCTAAAG GTCGTCAACCTTCGGCTGGCAATGCTCCTCCTCAAGGTCTTGGTATGCAGTTAGGGAAATCACAAAGGACTAACCAGTTCTTGGAGTCTTTGAAAGCAGAAGGGGAGGTTATCCTTGAAGATGTGCAGCCAAAAGCAGGCCAATCTAGATCATCTGCCCCACCTTTAACTGATCCCGTCACTTTGGCTGTTGAGGAGAAACTAAATGTAACACTGAAACGAGATGGTGGTGTTAGTAACTTTGATGTTCAGGGAACACTGTCGCTGCAGATTCTAAATGCAGAAGATGGGCAAATCCAAGTTCAG GCGCAAATGCGAGATTTGGCAGGGTTTGTCGAGACAAAACAATAG